One Podarcis raffonei isolate rPodRaf1 chromosome 18, rPodRaf1.pri, whole genome shotgun sequence genomic window carries:
- the ELL gene encoding RNA polymerase II elongation factor ELL isoform X1 — translation MAALAEGGYALSCGRLGRGTRVSVFHVKLTDSALRAFEAYQGRKDSVALKPSIQFEGSQGHISIPRPDGTAGAQTFSFYLSNIGKDSPQGSFDCVQQYVSSSNGNIQLDCLGSIQDKITVCATDDSYQKAKQSMALVEEETRSRGAIVIKPGGRYVGKTVKVRKPAPVASDAVPSRIRPTPVNLASAIKKGNSAVSQRPFRDRVLHLLALKPYKKPELFLRLQKDGLTAQDKDSLDGLLQQVANMNAKDSTFTLKDYLYKEVQRDWPGYLEGDQQLLKRILFRKLCQPQNTSCPPEAPAPASPKDNANISSCSPPQKRPQPTDFTDPLSNKKPRISHFAQRTQPTLNGKLRSANGREAPLAPPPEVVASSNLLPALELPRPHNPLADVSNDLGHGGPNFEAPDPAERLAGAAAEVPLQPVTDSVQVSKRSKKRLKKERERRGAEQESEPREKPNCSFRKRSSKTTAPSSQDTAGLNGTCNSASDPTSTSETQDYFIKYGPISSSEQRQSYKNDFNAEYSEYRDLHARIERVTRRFMQLDSQLRQLLQGTEEYKSIHDQILQEYRKIKKTNPNYSQEKNRCEYLHNKLAHIKKLIAEYDQLQFQSWH, via the exons GACTCGGTGGCGCTGAAGCCGTCAATTCAGTTCGAAGGAAGCCAAGGG CACATCTCAATACCTCGGCCGGACGGAACAGCAGGGGCCCAGACGTTCTCGTTTTACCTCTCCAACATCGGGAAGGATAGTCCCCAGGGGAGCTTTGACTGCGTCCAGCAGTATGTCTCCAG CAGCAATGGGAACATCCAGTTGGACTGTCTTGGCAGCATCCAGGACAAAATCACCGTTTGTGCCACCGACGACTCCTACCAGAAGGCGAAGCAGAGCATGGCGCTGGTGGAGGAGGAGACCCGGAGCCGGGGGGCCATCGTCATCAAGCCCGGGGGCCGCTATGTTG GCAAGACGGTCAAGGTGCGAAAGCCGGCCCCGGTGGCTTCGGACGCTGTCCCCTCGCGGATCCGCCCGACGCCCGTCAACCTGGCCAGCGCCATTAAAAAAGGCAATAGCGCCGTCTCCCAGCGGCCCTTCAGAGACCGCGTCCTGCATCTGCTGGCCCTCAAGCCCTACAAGAAGCCGGAGTTGTTCTTGCGGCTGCAGAAGGACGGCCTCACGGCGCAAGATAAGGACTCTCTCGACGGGCTGCTGCAGCAG gtTGCAAACATGAACGCCAAAGACAGCACCTTCACCCTGAAGGATTACCTTTACAAAGAGGTGCAGAGGGACTGGCCAGGATACTTGGAAGGAGACCAGCAGTTGCTGAAGAGGATCCTGTTCCG gAAACTCTGCCAGCCGCAGAACACCAGCTGCCCCCCAGAGGCGCCGGCTCCCGCATCACCAAAAGACAACGCAAACATCTCCTCCTGCTCTCCGCCCCAG AAACGACCCCAGCCCACAGATTTCACCGACCCTCTGTCCAACAAAAAGCCCCGCATCTCCCACTTTGCCCAAAGGACTCAGCCCACGCTCAACGGAAAACTGCGCTCGGCCAATGGCAGGGAAGCCCCCCTAGCGCCACCCCCGGAGGTGGTCGCCTCCAGTAACCTCTTGCCGGCCCTGGAGCTCCCCAGGCCCCACAACCCCCTCGCCGACGTCAGCAACGACCTGGGGCACGGCGGCCCCAACTTCGAGGCTCCGGATCCCGCCGAGAGGCTGGCGGGTGCGGCGGCGGAGGTCCCCCTCCAGCCGGTGACGGACTCTGTCCAAGTCAGCAAACGGAGCAAGAAGAGGTTAAagaaggagagggaaaggagaggggcCGAGCAGGAGTCGGAGCCCCGGGAGAAACCGAACTGCAGCTTCAGGAAACGCAGCTCAAAGACCACGGCGCCTTCGTCGCAGGACACGGCAG GTTTAAACGGGACGTGCAACAGCGCCAGCGATCCCACGTCGACGTCCGAAACTCAAGACTATTTTAT CAAATACGGCCCCATCTCCTCGTCTGAGCAGCGGCAGAGCTACAAGAACGACTTCAACGCGGAGTACAGCGAGTACCGCGATCTTCACGCCCGGATCGAGAGGGTGACGCGGCGGTTCATGCAGTTGGACTCGCAGCTAAGGCAACTCCTTCAGGGCACTGAGGAGTACAAG TCTATCCACGATCAGATTCTGCAAGAATACCGGAAAATCAAAAAA acTAACCCAAACTACAGCCAGGAGAAGAACCGCTGCGAATACCTGCACAACAAACTCGCCCACATCAAAAAACTGATAGCCGAATACGACCAACTGCAGTTCCAGTCTTGGCACTGA
- the ELL gene encoding RNA polymerase II elongation factor ELL isoform X2, which yields MAALAEGGYALSCGRLGRGTRVSVFHVKLTDSALRAFEAYQGRKDSVALKPSIQFEGSQGHISIPRPDGTAGAQTFSFYLSNIGKDSPQGSFDCVQQYVSSNGNIQLDCLGSIQDKITVCATDDSYQKAKQSMALVEEETRSRGAIVIKPGGRYVGKTVKVRKPAPVASDAVPSRIRPTPVNLASAIKKGNSAVSQRPFRDRVLHLLALKPYKKPELFLRLQKDGLTAQDKDSLDGLLQQVANMNAKDSTFTLKDYLYKEVQRDWPGYLEGDQQLLKRILFRKLCQPQNTSCPPEAPAPASPKDNANISSCSPPQKRPQPTDFTDPLSNKKPRISHFAQRTQPTLNGKLRSANGREAPLAPPPEVVASSNLLPALELPRPHNPLADVSNDLGHGGPNFEAPDPAERLAGAAAEVPLQPVTDSVQVSKRSKKRLKKERERRGAEQESEPREKPNCSFRKRSSKTTAPSSQDTAGLNGTCNSASDPTSTSETQDYFIKYGPISSSEQRQSYKNDFNAEYSEYRDLHARIERVTRRFMQLDSQLRQLLQGTEEYKSIHDQILQEYRKIKKTNPNYSQEKNRCEYLHNKLAHIKKLIAEYDQLQFQSWH from the exons GACTCGGTGGCGCTGAAGCCGTCAATTCAGTTCGAAGGAAGCCAAGGG CACATCTCAATACCTCGGCCGGACGGAACAGCAGGGGCCCAGACGTTCTCGTTTTACCTCTCCAACATCGGGAAGGATAGTCCCCAGGGGAGCTTTGACTGCGTCCAGCAGTATGTCTCCAG CAATGGGAACATCCAGTTGGACTGTCTTGGCAGCATCCAGGACAAAATCACCGTTTGTGCCACCGACGACTCCTACCAGAAGGCGAAGCAGAGCATGGCGCTGGTGGAGGAGGAGACCCGGAGCCGGGGGGCCATCGTCATCAAGCCCGGGGGCCGCTATGTTG GCAAGACGGTCAAGGTGCGAAAGCCGGCCCCGGTGGCTTCGGACGCTGTCCCCTCGCGGATCCGCCCGACGCCCGTCAACCTGGCCAGCGCCATTAAAAAAGGCAATAGCGCCGTCTCCCAGCGGCCCTTCAGAGACCGCGTCCTGCATCTGCTGGCCCTCAAGCCCTACAAGAAGCCGGAGTTGTTCTTGCGGCTGCAGAAGGACGGCCTCACGGCGCAAGATAAGGACTCTCTCGACGGGCTGCTGCAGCAG gtTGCAAACATGAACGCCAAAGACAGCACCTTCACCCTGAAGGATTACCTTTACAAAGAGGTGCAGAGGGACTGGCCAGGATACTTGGAAGGAGACCAGCAGTTGCTGAAGAGGATCCTGTTCCG gAAACTCTGCCAGCCGCAGAACACCAGCTGCCCCCCAGAGGCGCCGGCTCCCGCATCACCAAAAGACAACGCAAACATCTCCTCCTGCTCTCCGCCCCAG AAACGACCCCAGCCCACAGATTTCACCGACCCTCTGTCCAACAAAAAGCCCCGCATCTCCCACTTTGCCCAAAGGACTCAGCCCACGCTCAACGGAAAACTGCGCTCGGCCAATGGCAGGGAAGCCCCCCTAGCGCCACCCCCGGAGGTGGTCGCCTCCAGTAACCTCTTGCCGGCCCTGGAGCTCCCCAGGCCCCACAACCCCCTCGCCGACGTCAGCAACGACCTGGGGCACGGCGGCCCCAACTTCGAGGCTCCGGATCCCGCCGAGAGGCTGGCGGGTGCGGCGGCGGAGGTCCCCCTCCAGCCGGTGACGGACTCTGTCCAAGTCAGCAAACGGAGCAAGAAGAGGTTAAagaaggagagggaaaggagaggggcCGAGCAGGAGTCGGAGCCCCGGGAGAAACCGAACTGCAGCTTCAGGAAACGCAGCTCAAAGACCACGGCGCCTTCGTCGCAGGACACGGCAG GTTTAAACGGGACGTGCAACAGCGCCAGCGATCCCACGTCGACGTCCGAAACTCAAGACTATTTTAT CAAATACGGCCCCATCTCCTCGTCTGAGCAGCGGCAGAGCTACAAGAACGACTTCAACGCGGAGTACAGCGAGTACCGCGATCTTCACGCCCGGATCGAGAGGGTGACGCGGCGGTTCATGCAGTTGGACTCGCAGCTAAGGCAACTCCTTCAGGGCACTGAGGAGTACAAG TCTATCCACGATCAGATTCTGCAAGAATACCGGAAAATCAAAAAA acTAACCCAAACTACAGCCAGGAGAAGAACCGCTGCGAATACCTGCACAACAAACTCGCCCACATCAAAAAACTGATAGCCGAATACGACCAACTGCAGTTCCAGTCTTGGCACTGA